TGTCTCCAGTTTTACTATACTAAAAGATTAAAGGAAAAGGGCTCCTTAAGCCGAGATATTAAAGTAGAAGTATCGGGATGGTTCACTTTACTGTGAAAGCTTGCGGCTGAGAGGTAGGGTGGGCACCACCCACCAAAAAGGCGTAGATGGCGAACAGATTGGTGGGTAATGTCCACCCTACTTGTGCGGAAGGTTAACCGCGTCTAAAGTTTCACAAGAAAATGGATGATTTTGAACCGTCCCGATTTTTCTCAGTGTCTCTGTGTCTCCGTGGTGAGGTGAACGGTTACGATATAATTAATAGAAGGGACGTCTCTTGTAAGTCACTACAAATGGAGGTAGCGATGACCGGATCCGAAATCAGAGAGAGGTTTCTGCAATTCTTTAAACAGCAGGGGCATACTATCAGGCCTTCGGCCTCCCTTATGCCTAACGACCCCACCGTTCTTTTTACTATTGCCGGAATGGTTCCCTTTAAGGCCTTTTTTCTGGCCCAGGGAGAATTGCCCTTTTACCGCGCCGCCAGCTCTCAGAGGTGTCTTCGAACTAATGACATTGACGAAGTAGGCAAGACCGCCCGGCATCTGACCTTCTTTGAGATGTTGGGGAATTTCTCCTTTGGCGATTATTTTAAAGAAGAAGCCATTACCTGGGGCTGGGAGTTCCTGACCGGCGAGATGAAGCTGCCTGAGGAGAAATTGTGGGTTTCCGTCTTTAAGGACGATGATGAATCGGCTGACCTCTGGCATAAAAAGATGGGTCTACCCAGGGAGCGAATTGTTCCCCTGGGGGAGGATAATAACTTCTGGAAGATGGGCGAGACCGGTCCGTGTGGGCCTTGCTCTGAGATCCTTTACGATATGGGGGAAGAGGTCGGCTGTGGAAGGCCTGATTGTAAAGTTGGCTGTGACTGTGACCGTTATCTGGAACTGTGGAACCTGGTCTTTACCCAGTTTGACCGGGACGCCGAAGGCCGGCTTCATCCCCTGCCTAAGCGCAATATCGATACCGGGATGGGTCTGGAACGTTTAGCGGCGGTTATTCAAGGGGTAAAGACCAACTTCGAGACTGATTTGCTGCGATTAATCATCAATGAAACCGCGGCCTTATCAGAGAAGAGATACGGGCAGGCTGGGAACATCGACTGTTCTCTCCGTATCATAGCCGACCATATGCGAGCCATCACCTTTCTCATCTTTGATGATCTGTTGCCTTCCAACGAAGGAAGGGGTTATGTCCTGCGGTCCCTCATCCGTCGGGCGATGCGCCAGGGGAAGATCTTAGGACTCGAAGGCGCCTTCCTGTATCGTTTGGTTGATTCTGTCTGCCGGGTAATGGGTCTGGCTGAGCTGACCAATAGACGCGAGGGAATCAGCCAGATCATCCTGACCGAAGAGGAGCGGTTTCTCAGCACTCTCAAGCAAGGCACCAATATACTGGAAACCTTGATTGAGGAACATCGAAGAGAAGGGCGCCCCACTATTACCGGTGCTGAGGTCTTTAGGCTTTATGATACTTATGGCTTCCCCGTCGACCTGACCAGGGAAATGGCTAAGGAAGCCGGTCTGAGCATAGATGAAGCTGGATTTTCTGAAGCCATGGAGACCCAGCGCCGCCGGGCACGCTCGGCTGGACTTGGTCCAACTAAAGAAGTTCCGGTTCACGTGGATGCCGTAATTAGGGCTAAAACCGAATTTGTTGGTTATGAGCGATTGGAAACTAAGGCCAGAATCCTGGAAATTATCAAGGAGGATAAACCCAGGCCTGAGGCCAGGGAAGGGGAGGAAGTTGAAATCATTCTTGATGTAAGCCCCTTTTATGGGGAGGGCGGCGGACAGATAGGCGATCAAGGAATCCTGACTAAAGAGGGGGTAAAGGTGGAGATCGTTGATACCCAGTCCACCCCTTACGCCCTCCTTCATCAGGCCAGGATCGTCTCAGGATGGATAAAGGAAGGAGATGAAGTTACGGCCAGAGTGGATCGACGGCGGCGAATGAACATCGCTCGAAATCATACCGCCACCCATTTGCTTCAGGCTGCCCTGCGAGAAATCCTGGGCGCTCACGTCAAACAGGCCGGTTCTCTGGTGGCGTCTGATCGTCTCCGCTTCGATTTCACCCATCCCTCTCCCCTGACAGATCGGGAAATCCGACGGGTAGAGGAATTGGTCAATGAAAGGATAAGGGGGAATATCCCGGTCAGCACCTTTACTACCACCCTGGAGGAGGCCAGGGAGGCCGGGGCGATGGCCCTTTTTACCGAAGAATACGGAGATAAGGTTCGGGTCGTCAAGATAGGCGAGGTCAGCCTCGAACTTTGCGGCGGCACACATACGCAGGCCACGGGTGAGCTGAGTATCTTTCAACTGGCCTCGGAAACAGGCGTGGCCGCCGGGATAAGACGAATCGAAGCCATAACCGGGGAAGCAGCTTACCAGGACATCCGCAAACAACAGGAAACCATCAATGAGATAGCGGAACGCTTAAAAACAGAGCCAGACAGGGTCCTGGAGAAAGTAGACCAACTCGTGGAAGAAACCAGAACCCTGAAAGATAATATCGGGCACCTCAAGCAGAGGCTTTTAGCTATCAGGATCGAGCATCTTTTGACCTCA
The sequence above is a segment of the bacterium genome. Coding sequences within it:
- the alaS gene encoding alanine--tRNA ligase, whose translation is MTGSEIRERFLQFFKQQGHTIRPSASLMPNDPTVLFTIAGMVPFKAFFLAQGELPFYRAASSQRCLRTNDIDEVGKTARHLTFFEMLGNFSFGDYFKEEAITWGWEFLTGEMKLPEEKLWVSVFKDDDESADLWHKKMGLPRERIVPLGEDNNFWKMGETGPCGPCSEILYDMGEEVGCGRPDCKVGCDCDRYLELWNLVFTQFDRDAEGRLHPLPKRNIDTGMGLERLAAVIQGVKTNFETDLLRLIINETAALSEKRYGQAGNIDCSLRIIADHMRAITFLIFDDLLPSNEGRGYVLRSLIRRAMRQGKILGLEGAFLYRLVDSVCRVMGLAELTNRREGISQIILTEEERFLSTLKQGTNILETLIEEHRREGRPTITGAEVFRLYDTYGFPVDLTREMAKEAGLSIDEAGFSEAMETQRRRARSAGLGPTKEVPVHVDAVIRAKTEFVGYERLETKARILEIIKEDKPRPEAREGEEVEIILDVSPFYGEGGGQIGDQGILTKEGVKVEIVDTQSTPYALLHQARIVSGWIKEGDEVTARVDRRRRMNIARNHTATHLLQAALREILGAHVKQAGSLVASDRLRFDFTHPSPLTDREIRRVEELVNERIRGNIPVSTFTTTLEEAREAGAMALFTEEYGDKVRVVKIGEVSLELCGGTHTQATGELSIFQLASETGVAAGIRRIEAITGEAAYQDIRKQQETINEIAERLKTEPDRVLEKVDQLVEETRTLKDNIGHLKQRLLAIRIEHLLTSVVTVEGIKLIAAEIEGMDMGSLREAADSLAAKLEGLSIVVLCSVQEGKVFWVTRVAKELTDRVHAGKLVGELAKITGGGGGGRPDFAQAGGRDPDKLHQALARTLEIVKSYLTVPPFFLTE